A single region of the Changchengzhania lutea genome encodes:
- a CDS encoding alpha-2-macroglobulin family protein — translation MKNLLTFLVIILTTHFSLAQSTDYNSYWDAIEKHEGQGLPKSALEIVTKIDSLAKQENNKEQFIKALIYKSKFALILEEDAQLSIINDFKTEIEQSNFPTKNLLENLLANLYWQYFNQNRYRFYNRTQTVTKVDIQDFRTWDLQTLFDTIHVHFQNSLKSGLMLQQESLENYSLLLNEQKGSKIYRPTLFDFLSHNALTFYKTNETSITKPEYKFLIDNATFLGDAQKFSTLKITSKDSTSLQLNALKIYQDLIAFHVKDSTPYALADVNIERLKFVNKHATFNNKQDLFLEAFTTESKKLKDHEVSGLYLFEIANIFYSQSTEYQPKTKPNHQWKAKEALAICEDVISNYPKSKGADKCLVLKQRITQNDLQLITEDFLPIDKDARLLVRYKNLNKLDFKIYKLSRSQLERLNKIYRKNEQLAYIKTLKESNQWGTTLPNEDDYQTHSTEILVPKLKNGHYVVFASLENDADTFAFSTIQVTNLALVEKESTDHKIFQVINRNHGTPITNAQVELNYYVNGSRNKRIGVFSTNSLGEFKIEKSKSYHRNMVAKVEHNSDLAYFGDYYLNRHYKEKIDKFRYKSFVFTDRSIYRPGQTVHFKGIAMKTDDGKSEVLANQEVYAILYNVNGEEVKELLLKTNDFGSVSGTFILPNNGLNGQYHIEFDSESGNIDMESFAYFSVEDYKRPKFETQFKPVTKTFKINDSITVQGEALAYAGSSITDAKVTYRVRRNVRYPVWYYWYRPYFNSEAQEITYGETTTDASGNFDIIFKAIPDLSVDKSSLPIFNYEITADVTDLNGETRSATTIVNVGYHALIATMSLDANLDKNNKDHSIKIETKNLNGEFVPAKGLIKVYKLEAPQSVLRPRPWAAPDYTMISKKDFKNLFPHEAYRDEHLPENWKKGEKVFEKSFNTSESKDLALGKIKNWESGKYLITLESKDKFGQLVKDEIKTTLYSHENKTVADNQLFQITPNKESYAVGENAIITLGSAAKNLNVTVTVEKNRKIIKTEIVQLNNNKKTLSIPITKEDLGGFSVTYSYAVFNSFQSGVLNITVPYPKTDLEIETKTFRDKLQPGTDETWSFKIKGPQGEKVSAELLACMYDASLDQFKAHTWNFNPIQNRIYDPFTYSNGNRSFGTSYFKVYNTRRSLNYPAQSYDQFNWFGFSFGRTRLQFRNESMMVKSMSSRASGIDIVDDQVEIEESSMMAPSDASLNEVIVTGYGDKESDGANNVLVDGAATTAMDFSNIKIRKNLQETAFFFPHLKTDDAGNISFSFTTPEALTQWKLQLLAHTKTLESSTKTLTAVTQKELMVIPNTPRFLREGDVITISTKISNLTESALSGQTVLQLFDATTGQSIDVQLSNSNNNKAFKVNAKGNTQISWDLSIPKGVQAVQYKIIAKSGDFSDGEQNAMPVLTNRMLVTETLPMWIRSNQTKTFTLDKLKNVNSNSLSHHKLTLEMTSNPAWYAVQALPYLMEYPYACNEQTFSRYYANALASHIANSNPRIQEVFKQWASQDALLSNLEKNPELKSILIQETPWLRDAQSETEQKKRIGLLFDLNTMNNELQSTIRKLKANQMNSGAWAWFNGGRENRYITQHIITGFGHLKHLNVPMNSDSEMIESAIKYLDAEFVKTYKDIRKYNDTVDLDKDHLSYIQLHYLYMRSFFSDIKKSKEVENIIEYYQTQIQKYWLKRSLYSKGLMALVSHRNDDETTASKILKSLKETSITSEELGMYWKSNTNSWHWYQAPIETQSLLIEAFAEIENDTKTIDELKIWLLKNKQTNRWKTTKATTEAVYALLLQGSDWLSVTDMVDVVIGGLQIEPSKLEAVKVEAGTGYYKTSWSSSDIKPEMAEVTLAKKGNGIAWGALYWQYFEDLDKITSAETPLALKKKLFLKTNTDTGEQISEITKDTALKVGDLIRVRIELRSDRAMEFIHMKDMRAAGLEPINVLSKYKWQDGLGYYESTKDAATNFFFDYLPKGVYVFEYDLRVNNAGNMSNGITTIQSMYAPEFSSHSEGIRLLVN, via the coding sequence ATGAAAAACCTATTAACATTCTTAGTAATTATTCTAACCACTCACTTTTCTCTAGCCCAATCTACCGATTATAATTCCTATTGGGATGCCATTGAAAAACATGAAGGACAAGGTTTGCCAAAATCTGCTTTAGAAATTGTTACTAAAATTGATTCGCTTGCAAAACAAGAAAACAATAAGGAACAATTTATAAAAGCCCTTATCTACAAAAGTAAATTTGCTTTGATTTTAGAGGAGGATGCACAATTAAGCATTATTAATGATTTTAAAACTGAAATTGAGCAAAGCAATTTTCCTACTAAAAATCTACTTGAAAATCTGCTCGCCAATTTGTACTGGCAATATTTTAATCAAAACCGGTATCGTTTTTATAACAGAACTCAGACTGTCACTAAAGTGGATATTCAAGATTTTAGAACCTGGGACTTACAGACACTTTTTGATACAATTCATGTGCATTTTCAAAATTCCCTAAAAAGCGGATTAATGTTACAACAAGAGTCATTGGAAAATTACAGTTTATTACTGAATGAACAAAAAGGATCGAAAATTTACAGGCCTACTTTATTCGATTTCCTCAGCCATAATGCGCTTACATTCTACAAAACAAATGAAACAAGCATTACAAAACCAGAATATAAGTTCCTAATAGACAACGCCACTTTTTTAGGTGATGCTCAAAAATTTTCAACGTTAAAAATCACTTCTAAAGATTCAACATCGCTGCAGCTTAATGCCTTAAAAATTTACCAAGATTTAATCGCTTTTCATGTAAAGGACAGCACTCCTTATGCCTTGGCCGATGTGAATATTGAACGCTTAAAATTTGTAAATAAACATGCGACTTTCAACAACAAACAAGACTTATTTTTGGAAGCTTTTACAACCGAAAGTAAAAAATTAAAAGATCATGAAGTGAGTGGTTTATACTTATTTGAAATAGCCAATATATTCTATTCTCAAAGTACAGAGTACCAGCCAAAAACCAAGCCCAATCATCAATGGAAAGCTAAAGAAGCATTAGCTATTTGTGAGGATGTCATAAGCAATTATCCAAAAAGTAAAGGTGCAGATAAGTGTTTGGTTTTAAAACAGCGCATCACTCAAAATGATTTGCAACTAATTACAGAAGATTTTTTACCAATCGATAAAGATGCACGATTATTAGTACGCTATAAAAACTTAAATAAACTAGATTTTAAAATTTATAAACTGAGTAGGAGCCAGTTAGAACGTTTAAATAAAATCTACAGAAAAAACGAGCAGCTCGCTTATATAAAAACGCTAAAAGAATCAAATCAATGGGGGACGACATTACCGAATGAGGACGATTATCAAACGCACAGTACCGAGATTTTAGTTCCTAAACTAAAGAATGGCCATTATGTGGTTTTTGCCTCATTAGAAAATGATGCTGATACCTTTGCCTTTAGTACGATACAAGTCACCAACTTAGCTTTGGTTGAAAAAGAAAGTACTGACCATAAGATTTTTCAAGTCATTAATAGAAATCATGGAACACCAATTACAAATGCGCAAGTAGAATTAAACTATTATGTAAATGGGAGTCGAAATAAGCGCATTGGTGTTTTTTCAACCAATAGCTTAGGTGAATTTAAGATTGAAAAGAGCAAATCTTACCATCGAAATATGGTCGCCAAAGTCGAACATAATAGCGATTTGGCCTACTTTGGAGATTATTATTTAAATAGGCACTACAAGGAGAAAATAGACAAATTTAGATATAAATCTTTTGTGTTTACAGATAGAAGTATCTATCGTCCAGGGCAGACAGTTCATTTCAAAGGTATTGCCATGAAAACCGATGACGGTAAATCTGAAGTTTTAGCAAATCAAGAGGTCTATGCCATTTTATATAACGTTAATGGCGAGGAAGTAAAGGAATTACTTTTAAAAACCAATGATTTCGGATCGGTTTCTGGGACATTTATACTTCCAAATAATGGTCTAAATGGTCAATATCATATTGAATTTGATTCTGAATCTGGGAATATAGATATGGAAAGTTTTGCCTATTTCTCTGTTGAAGACTATAAGCGACCAAAGTTTGAAACCCAGTTTAAACCTGTTACTAAAACATTTAAGATTAACGATTCTATAACTGTTCAAGGCGAGGCACTGGCTTATGCAGGAAGCAGTATTACAGATGCTAAAGTTACCTACCGTGTGCGCAGAAATGTGAGATACCCAGTATGGTATTATTGGTATCGCCCATACTTTAATAGCGAAGCTCAAGAGATCACTTACGGTGAAACGACAACAGATGCTTCGGGAAATTTTGACATTATATTTAAGGCCATTCCAGATTTAAGTGTCGATAAAAGCAGCCTGCCAATTTTTAATTATGAAATTACTGCGGATGTCACCGATTTAAATGGTGAAACACGCAGTGCGACCACCATTGTGAATGTTGGCTACCATGCATTAATTGCTACCATGAGTTTGGATGCCAATCTGGATAAAAACAACAAAGATCACAGCATTAAAATAGAAACAAAAAACTTAAACGGTGAGTTCGTGCCTGCAAAAGGACTTATAAAAGTGTATAAATTAGAAGCACCGCAATCGGTATTAAGACCACGCCCTTGGGCAGCGCCAGATTACACAATGATTTCTAAAAAGGATTTTAAAAATTTATTTCCACATGAAGCGTATCGCGATGAACACCTACCTGAGAATTGGAAAAAAGGTGAAAAAGTTTTTGAGAAATCATTCAATACAAGCGAATCAAAAGATCTTGCATTAGGCAAAATTAAAAACTGGGAATCTGGCAAATACCTAATTACATTAGAAAGTAAAGATAAATTCGGTCAATTGGTAAAAGATGAAATCAAGACCACTTTGTACAGCCATGAGAATAAGACCGTTGCCGATAATCAGCTATTTCAAATTACACCGAATAAAGAGAGTTACGCTGTTGGTGAGAATGCCATCATCACATTGGGCTCGGCTGCTAAAAATTTAAATGTAACGGTGACGGTTGAGAAAAATAGAAAAATCATTAAAACAGAGATCGTTCAACTTAACAATAATAAAAAGACTCTTAGTATTCCTATAACCAAAGAGGATCTAGGAGGCTTTTCGGTGACCTATAGCTATGCGGTATTTAATAGTTTTCAATCTGGTGTTTTAAATATCACGGTGCCCTACCCTAAAACAGATTTGGAGATTGAAACCAAAACATTTAGGGACAAACTACAACCAGGAACCGATGAAACTTGGAGTTTTAAAATTAAAGGCCCACAAGGTGAAAAAGTAAGCGCCGAATTGTTAGCTTGTATGTACGATGCATCTCTAGACCAATTTAAAGCGCACACTTGGAATTTTAACCCAATACAAAACCGTATCTATGATCCTTTTACATATAGCAACGGCAATAGAAGTTTCGGCACCAGCTATTTTAAAGTATACAACACCAGACGCAGTTTAAATTATCCTGCGCAGTCTTATGACCAATTTAATTGGTTTGGATTTTCTTTTGGAAGAACCCGATTGCAGTTTAGAAATGAATCAATGATGGTAAAAAGTATGAGCAGCAGAGCTTCTGGAATTGACATTGTAGATGATCAAGTCGAAATTGAAGAATCTTCAATGATGGCGCCAAGTGATGCCTCTTTAAATGAGGTTATTGTTACTGGTTATGGTGATAAAGAATCTGACGGTGCTAATAATGTATTAGTCGATGGCGCCGCAACTACAGCTATGGATTTCAGCAACATTAAAATCCGAAAAAACCTTCAGGAAACGGCCTTCTTTTTTCCTCATTTAAAGACAGACGATGCTGGAAATATTAGCTTCAGTTTCACAACTCCTGAGGCCTTAACCCAATGGAAACTTCAGTTATTGGCACATACCAAAACCTTAGAGAGTAGTACCAAAACATTAACCGCTGTCACTCAAAAAGAACTGATGGTAATTCCCAATACACCTCGTTTTTTACGTGAAGGTGATGTCATTACAATCAGTACAAAAATTTCAAATCTAACAGAAAGTGCCTTATCTGGTCAAACTGTGTTACAACTTTTTGATGCCACTACTGGTCAATCCATAGATGTGCAACTTAGCAATTCGAATAACAATAAAGCATTCAAGGTGAATGCGAAAGGCAATACGCAAATCTCTTGGGATTTATCCATTCCAAAGGGTGTGCAAGCCGTTCAATATAAAATTATAGCCAAATCTGGTGATTTTAGCGATGGCGAACAGAACGCAATGCCCGTACTTACCAATAGAATGTTGGTAACCGAAACTTTGCCCATGTGGATAAGAAGTAATCAAACAAAAACATTCACATTAGATAAGCTTAAAAATGTGAATTCAAACAGCTTATCACACCATAAATTAACCTTGGAAATGACTTCCAATCCAGCGTGGTATGCGGTGCAAGCCCTCCCTTATTTAATGGAGTATCCGTATGCGTGCAATGAGCAGACGTTTAGCCGCTATTACGCCAATGCATTGGCAAGTCATATAGCGAATTCAAACCCCAGAATTCAAGAGGTCTTTAAACAATGGGCATCCCAAGATGCGCTGCTTAGTAATCTTGAAAAGAATCCCGAATTAAAATCCATCCTCATTCAGGAAACACCTTGGTTACGAGATGCACAAAGTGAAACCGAGCAGAAAAAACGAATTGGCTTGTTATTCGATTTAAATACAATGAACAACGAATTACAGTCGACCATTCGAAAATTGAAAGCCAATCAAATGAATTCGGGCGCATGGGCCTGGTTTAATGGTGGACGTGAAAACCGATACATCACACAGCATATCATCACCGGTTTTGGGCATTTAAAACACCTTAATGTGCCTATGAATTCAGATTCTGAGATGATAGAAAGTGCCATAAAATACTTGGATGCAGAATTTGTTAAAACCTATAAAGACATTAGAAAATATAATGATACGGTTGATTTGGACAAAGATCATTTAAGCTATATCCAATTGCATTATTTATATATGCGAAGTTTTTTTAGTGACATTAAAAAATCAAAAGAAGTAGAAAATATTATTGAGTATTACCAAACTCAAATTCAGAAATATTGGTTAAAACGCTCGTTATACTCTAAAGGCTTAATGGCATTGGTATCCCATAGAAACGATGATGAAACCACAGCATCAAAGATTTTAAAATCTTTAAAAGAAACGAGTATTACTTCCGAAGAACTGGGCATGTATTGGAAATCAAACACCAATTCATGGCACTGGTACCAAGCGCCCATTGAAACCCAATCCTTATTGATTGAAGCGTTTGCTGAAATAGAAAATGACACAAAGACAATAGACGAATTAAAAATTTGGCTCCTTAAGAACAAACAAACAAACCGTTGGAAAACCACCAAAGCCACAACCGAAGCTGTGTATGCCTTATTGTTACAAGGCAGTGATTGGTTGAGCGTAACTGATATGGTGGATGTGGTTATAGGCGGACTACAAATAGAGCCATCTAAACTTGAAGCTGTTAAAGTTGAAGCGGGAACGGGCTATTATAAAACGTCTTGGTCTTCATCAGATATTAAACCAGAAATGGCAGAGGTTACCCTGGCCAAAAAAGGAAACGGGATTGCTTGGGGAGCCTTGTACTGGCAATATTTTGAAGATTTAGATAAAATTACATCGGCAGAAACACCATTGGCACTGAAGAAAAAACTGTTCTTAAAAACCAATACAGATACCGGTGAGCAAATTTCAGAAATTACAAAGGATACGGCGTTAAAGGTTGGCGATTTAATTAGAGTCCGTATTGAATTACGAAGTGATCGTGCTATGGAATTTATTCATATGAAAGACATGCGGGCTGCAGGTTTAGAGCCTATAAATGTATTATCTAAATATAAATGGCAAGACGGTTTGGGTTACTATGAAAGCACCAAAGATGCTGCAACAAACTTCTTTTTTGATTATTTACCAAAGGGTGTCTATGTTTTTGAATACGATTTACGAGTAAATAATGCCGGTAATATGAGCAATGGCATTACAACCATTCAAAGCATGTATGCGCCAGAATTTAGCAGTCATAGTGAGGGAATTCGTTTGTTAGTTAATTAA
- a CDS encoding DoxX family membrane protein, whose protein sequence is MNSKVFMVLRILLGVFVLVFGFNKFFNFMPMPEMSGEAGAYFGALSSAKVITLVAIVEITAGFALIFNKFGALLALILMSVSVNAVLFHATLDPGGIGAAALLLILNIAVLFGYKDKYKDLLRG, encoded by the coding sequence ATGAATTCTAAAGTTTTTATGGTTTTAAGGATACTTCTAGGAGTATTTGTTTTGGTGTTTGGTTTTAACAAATTCTTTAATTTTATGCCAATGCCAGAAATGTCTGGAGAAGCTGGCGCTTATTTTGGAGCGCTGTCTTCCGCAAAAGTTATCACACTGGTCGCAATTGTAGAGATTACGGCAGGTTTTGCTTTAATTTTTAACAAGTTTGGCGCCTTATTGGCCTTGATTTTAATGAGCGTGTCTGTGAACGCTGTTTTATTCCATGCGACATTAGATCCCGGAGGTATTGGTGCCGCCGCTTTACTACTTATATTAAATATAGCCGTTTTATTTGGCTATAAGGATAAGTATAAAGACTTGCTTAGAGGTTAA